The DNA segment ACGCGTTAATAAGTGATTAAGTTAATAACTGCTTCGATAATTTATTGTATAATGAAGAATTTCACAGAAGACGCACGAAGTTTGGAAACATGcgcatcattttttttttttatgtacttGCATGCTTGGCCGTAAATACAATGTACTTCAATTCGTATAGCGATATGACATccttaaatttttaattgtcaAATTATATACACTTATACGATGATgtatattgaaaaaattatcaAGTGTACATTGTAAAATTAGAATCAATTTATTGGTtgtgaattttttaatacagTTAACGACAAAAATGGCGTGCCAATTTCAGTTTTCGAGAGGTAACGGCACAGGCGTGGCGGAAGCAATCGGAAATTGGGGATTTTCGAACAAAGTCTCAAATTCTGGGCAAGAACTTAGACGTTTGAGATACCTTTCTCAAAAAATGGCTTGcatgtaaatattaaaaataatatctcTTCTAACACGATAACAATAATATGTTTTTATCGTGgcaattttgtaaatattcgGACATTAGAATAGCGCGAAAAGAATAAATTACAAACATAGGTATAGGTGCAAGTGCAAGATACAACTATATGCTATTATCATTCTAATTGTGATCAtgataacatttaaacgacagaaTGAAAATGAGTAATAAAATACTGTTTTGAAATTTTCGTATAATACTATTTTAAACGTGTTTCTTTTTCAGTGTGCATTGTTGTAAATTTTCAGGAAAACTGGAAAACCGTTGATGTGCGTGAAATACGATTGTAGAAACGATCCAGAAGCTTGGTACGTGAAACCAAGCCCCGAAGAGTGCAAACCAATTTGGACATTTCCTATCAAGAGGCCACTTATCACATATAGCTCTACTGCTGAAATACTTTTAACTTCGAATTTAAATAGTATCGGATCGGACCTGCTTTACGTCATTCCGGGACGAAGTTACGCGTTACAGGGTGTATGTAAAAATATTTGGTCAGATCCTAATGGAATTATAATACTCGATCTAAATAGTTGTAATGCCTTAAACATTGGTGATGTCTCTTACACAAATTGTGAGAAAAAATACATCTACTTTGAGGCACTTTCGACATTGTTAGGTTTCCAGACCTTAATGAACACATCCAATTAACAAGGAAATTACCTATCGATTCAGACATTAGACTTTTATCACAGAATTAGAAAAGTAATAATATTAGGCTATCtatctaatttatttttttaattacttcACATTCGACAGACGGATAAATGGTATCGACGGGGACCGGATTGTTGCCCGCAGCCCAGCTGTTTAGCGCCACAATGTCCAAGACCATGTTGTTACTGAAACTTCATCCTTTccgcaaaaaaataaaataaaatatttgtatcgtaACACCATTTATGAAATTAAACaaacatatttaatttaatattaaaatgtacACTATATTTCAGTTTTTCttcatttacaaaataaatGTACAGAACCATGCTTAAAAAAGAACGTACGCGATTCCGatcgtatt comes from the Colletes latitarsis isolate SP2378_abdomen chromosome 7, iyColLati1, whole genome shotgun sequence genome and includes:
- the LOC143343616 gene encoding uncharacterized protein LOC143343616, whose protein sequence is MACQFQFSRGNGTGVAEAIGNWGFSNKVSNSGQELRRLRYLSQKMACMKTGKPLMCVKYDCRNDPEAWYVKPSPEECKPIWTFPIKRPLITYSSTAEILLTSNLNSIGSDLLYVIPGRSYALQGTDKWYRRGPDCCPQPSCLAPQCPRPCCY